The Planococcus donghaensis genome contains a region encoding:
- a CDS encoding four-helix bundle copper-binding protein — protein sequence MATEQHAELIKTLHDCAAACNHCFDACLQEDDVKMMAQCIRLDRECADICAYLEHAITRNSPFVAELAKACAAICEACAEECSKHEHDHCQKCADACAKCADACRNVA from the coding sequence ATGGCAACTGAACAACATGCAGAACTGATTAAAACCTTGCACGATTGCGCAGCAGCGTGCAACCACTGTTTTGACGCGTGCTTACAAGAAGATGACGTCAAAATGATGGCGCAATGCATTCGTCTAGACCGAGAGTGTGCGGACATTTGCGCTTATCTGGAGCACGCCATTACACGCAATTCACCGTTCGTAGCAGAGCTAGCAAAAGCTTGTGCAGCGATTTGTGAAGCCTGTGCAGAAGAATGTTCAAAACACGAACACGATCATTGCCAAAAATGTGCAGACGCTTGTGCAAAATGTGCAGACGCTTGCCGTAACGTAGCGTAA
- a CDS encoding ABC transporter permease, whose protein sequence is MRTLALIRRIMLQLLRDKRTMALLFFAPLIVLTLMYFFFNGESEDPRLAVVGGSEPLLTAMENASIDVISYEEADNQTIISDNLAGLLEIKDGSFQVVLENNDPSTSRGLLMKITQIAAMQGGGNAPSIETEYIFGDEDTAFFDVLGPILVGFFVFFFVFLISGIGLLKERVSGTLERLLATPIRRWEIVAAYLTGFGIFAIIQTIIVVFYSIQVLDMIMIGQVWHVILVNLMLALVALSLGILLSTFASSEFQMVQFIPIVVIPQIFFAGIIPLEGMADWLQNLSRIMPLYYAADALKAIMYRGEGLADISSNLLALAAFAIVFIFMNIFALKRYRKL, encoded by the coding sequence ATGAGAACGCTAGCCCTAATTCGACGCATCATGCTGCAATTACTTCGCGACAAACGGACAATGGCTTTGCTGTTTTTTGCTCCACTAATTGTGCTGACTTTAATGTATTTTTTCTTTAATGGCGAATCAGAAGACCCGAGACTCGCAGTGGTCGGAGGCAGTGAACCGCTCCTTACGGCGATGGAAAACGCATCGATTGATGTGATTTCTTACGAGGAAGCTGACAATCAAACCATCATTTCAGATAATCTCGCAGGATTATTGGAAATAAAAGACGGCAGTTTCCAAGTAGTTTTGGAAAACAATGACCCAAGCACATCCCGTGGATTGCTCATGAAAATTACGCAAATCGCAGCAATGCAAGGGGGAGGAAATGCGCCGAGTATAGAAACCGAATACATTTTTGGGGATGAAGATACCGCATTTTTTGATGTACTCGGACCAATACTAGTCGGCTTTTTCGTGTTCTTTTTTGTATTTCTTATTTCAGGCATCGGCTTGTTAAAAGAACGCGTATCGGGAACGTTGGAACGCTTATTAGCAACACCAATCCGTCGTTGGGAAATTGTTGCGGCTTATTTAACAGGCTTCGGCATTTTTGCGATTATCCAAACCATTATCGTCGTATTTTACTCGATCCAAGTATTGGATATGATTATGATCGGTCAAGTATGGCACGTTATACTTGTCAATTTAATGCTGGCATTAGTAGCGCTGTCGCTTGGAATTTTGTTATCCACATTCGCATCGTCTGAATTTCAAATGGTTCAATTTATCCCGATTGTCGTTATTCCACAAATCTTTTTTGCCGGTATTATCCCACTCGAAGGCATGGCCGACTGGCTGCAAAACCTCAGCCGCATCATGCCGCTATATTACGCAGCCGATGCCTTAAAAGCGATTATGTACCGAGGAGAAGGATTAGCCGATATTTCAAGCAACCTACTAGCACTCGCTGCTTTTGCGATAGTGTTTATCTTTATGAACATCTTCGCTTTAAAACGCTACCGAAAATTATAA
- a CDS encoding phytoene desaturase family protein — translation MTRHVLVIGAGIGGLTAGSLLAKDGWAVTLLEASSELGGCASKFKRHKYLFPVGATLGMGLEPGGIHERVFRNLGKPMPIEPLERVMEMVHPDATFVFHKDRTQHVDGIVSHFPSYSENIRAFYKEIFAVATTVRTLMDPLPALPPVNANEWAYLVKSVRPQHMKLLPFLNQTLSQRLKKHGLSELHEFRHMLDGLLIDSMQTGSDDVAYLLAAVALDIYHEGAYYVPGGLYRFAELMGDSLIENGGLLKKRRTIEKLEQQDDGWMATDHRGNTYSATDIILNVPIQQLPKILAPELVTKLKVPLRDGIAGETWATLTLYLAIDSTKLDEPLPAFRQISTGDGLAEGGHFFMSSSLLGDELRAPEGFQTVTISTHSRVAEWDSPAKYEKTREVLTERMLQAIQHVIPGFREAIVHMESGAPKAWERFAGRVNGFVGGFPQTLDAALFYSISHHSGLSNLYVCGDHIFPGGGTIGAAASGIHAARSVSGKRLV, via the coding sequence ATGACTCGACACGTATTGGTTATCGGCGCAGGGATTGGCGGTTTAACAGCGGGTTCGCTGCTCGCAAAAGACGGATGGGCCGTGACCTTGCTCGAAGCGTCTTCAGAACTAGGTGGCTGTGCTAGTAAATTTAAGCGCCACAAGTATTTATTTCCCGTTGGGGCAACGCTCGGGATGGGACTTGAACCAGGTGGTATTCATGAGCGTGTTTTTCGCAACCTCGGTAAACCAATGCCCATCGAACCGCTCGAGCGTGTAATGGAAATGGTTCACCCGGATGCGACTTTCGTCTTTCATAAAGACCGTACGCAACACGTTGATGGCATTGTCTCTCACTTTCCATCTTACAGCGAAAACATTCGTGCTTTCTATAAAGAAATTTTTGCAGTAGCCACAACTGTCCGTACCTTGATGGACCCTCTACCTGCCTTACCTCCTGTAAATGCAAACGAGTGGGCTTATTTGGTTAAATCAGTGCGTCCCCAACACATGAAACTGCTTCCTTTTCTCAATCAAACTTTAAGTCAACGTTTAAAAAAACATGGGCTAAGTGAATTGCATGAATTCCGGCATATGCTTGATGGATTGTTAATAGATAGTATGCAAACAGGGAGTGACGATGTCGCTTATTTATTGGCTGCAGTCGCGCTAGATATTTACCACGAGGGAGCCTATTATGTACCCGGCGGCTTGTATCGTTTTGCTGAACTGATGGGTGACAGTTTAATAGAAAATGGTGGCTTGTTGAAAAAACGACGAACGATTGAAAAATTAGAACAACAAGACGATGGCTGGATGGCGACCGATCATCGCGGCAACACCTATAGCGCAACCGATATTATTTTAAACGTCCCCATTCAGCAATTGCCGAAAATACTAGCCCCGGAACTTGTCACCAAACTGAAAGTGCCTTTACGCGACGGCATTGCCGGAGAGACATGGGCAACGTTAACGCTTTATCTAGCCATTGATTCGACCAAACTCGACGAACCTTTACCGGCATTCAGACAAATTTCAACCGGTGATGGACTTGCTGAAGGCGGTCATTTCTTTATGTCCTCTTCTCTACTAGGCGACGAGTTACGTGCGCCTGAAGGCTTTCAAACGGTGACGATTTCCACCCATTCACGTGTTGCAGAATGGGATAGCCCAGCTAAATATGAAAAAACACGCGAAGTCTTAACCGAGCGTATGCTGCAAGCGATTCAACATGTAATCCCTGGGTTTCGTGAGGCAATTGTTCATATGGAGAGTGGCGCCCCTAAAGCTTGGGAACGTTTTGCGGGTCGTGTTAACGGTTTTGTCGGGGGATTTCCTCAAACTTTAGATGCAGCTTTGTTCTATTCGATTTCGCATCATTCTGGTTTATCTAATTTATATGTTTGTGGCGATCATATCTTCCCAGGAGGCGGCACTATTGGCGCTGCTGCAAGCGGTATTCATGCGGCACGCTCGGTTTCTGGCAAACGATTAGTTTAG
- a CDS encoding GNAT family N-acetyltransferase, protein MFIHKIDEDLSLKVLEVRDADRIFELTEGSRTYLREWLPWLDFTTKVEDTRDFIKSGSSNFVEGKSLGAAILYKGEIVGVGGFNSINAANKTAYIGYWLGQEYQGKGIMTRVSKALTDYALTELKLNKVEIRAAAENHKSRSIPERLGYKEEGTIRQAEWLYNHYVDHVVYGMLAEEWK, encoded by the coding sequence ATGTTCATACATAAAATTGATGAAGACTTATCGCTGAAAGTTTTAGAAGTGCGTGATGCAGATCGGATTTTTGAATTGACTGAAGGATCGAGAACATATTTAAGAGAATGGTTGCCTTGGCTCGATTTCACAACAAAAGTAGAAGACACGAGAGATTTTATTAAATCCGGCAGCAGTAATTTTGTTGAAGGCAAATCTCTAGGCGCTGCTATTTTATACAAAGGAGAGATTGTGGGAGTTGGAGGCTTTAATAGTATCAATGCAGCCAACAAAACTGCCTATATTGGCTATTGGCTCGGACAGGAATATCAAGGAAAAGGCATCATGACGCGTGTGTCAAAAGCTTTAACGGATTATGCACTGACTGAACTCAAGTTAAACAAAGTTGAGATTCGTGCAGCCGCAGAAAATCACAAAAGCCGCAGCATCCCTGAGCGTCTAGGGTATAAAGAAGAAGGCACCATTCGCCAAGCGGAATGGCTATACAACCATTACGTCGATCACGTAGTTTATGGCATGCTGGCTGAAGAGTGGAAATAA
- a CDS encoding response regulator transcription factor gives MPKVLLVDDEKRMLDLVALYLRPHHYVCTKAANGHQALELVKKESFDLVLLDIMMPDMDGWEVCRDIRKFSDIPIIMLTAREQQEDVVKGLRLGADDYMTKPFGEEELLARMEALLRRSAPTRRIEFKGLLWDEEGFELSYEQKSIRLTPKEFSMLGLLMKNPNKVFERDRLLELIWGFDSETEGRTVDSHVRNIREKVRQAGFPVDEHFLTVWGIGYKWVH, from the coding sequence ATTCCTAAAGTATTGTTGGTAGATGACGAAAAACGAATGCTTGATTTAGTTGCCCTTTATTTGCGGCCACATCACTACGTTTGCACAAAAGCAGCTAATGGCCATCAAGCTTTGGAATTAGTGAAAAAAGAATCTTTTGATTTGGTGTTACTAGATATTATGATGCCTGATATGGATGGCTGGGAAGTGTGCCGAGACATCCGCAAATTTTCGGATATCCCAATCATTATGTTGACAGCTCGCGAACAACAAGAAGACGTGGTCAAAGGGTTACGTCTCGGAGCAGACGATTACATGACTAAGCCTTTCGGCGAAGAAGAATTGCTTGCACGCATGGAAGCTTTGCTGCGCCGAAGCGCACCTACAAGACGAATCGAGTTTAAAGGGCTGCTTTGGGACGAAGAAGGTTTCGAATTAAGTTATGAACAAAAATCAATTCGCCTCACCCCGAAAGAATTTTCTATGCTCGGCTTGTTGATGAAAAATCCAAATAAAGTATTTGAACGCGATCGGCTATTAGAATTAATTTGGGGCTTTGACTCGGAAACAGAAGGACGAACCGTCGATTCGCATGTCCGCAATATTCGAGAAAAAGTTCGTCAAGCAGGTTTTCCCGTTGACGAGCATTTCTTAACGGTATGGGGAATCGGTTATAAATGGGTTCATTAA
- a CDS encoding SHOCT domain-containing protein, whose product MSEFFTPGNQALGVTIAVGFIIVLTLIGGALWFTLIKARKKAASTEPRESDQAIEALRQRYVAGEITKEQYDEQLRLLKESSKN is encoded by the coding sequence ATGAGCGAGTTTTTCACACCTGGGAACCAGGCGCTTGGTGTCACAATTGCTGTTGGCTTTATTATCGTGTTGACGTTAATTGGGGGCGCGTTATGGTTTACGTTGATCAAAGCCCGCAAAAAAGCAGCGAGTACGGAACCACGTGAATCCGATCAAGCAATTGAAGCATTACGCCAACGATATGTAGCAGGTGAAATTACGAAAGAACAATACGATGAGCAATTGCGTTTGTTAAAAGAGTCGTCAAAAAACTAA
- a CDS encoding ABC transporter ATP-binding protein, translating to MKNSISINNLSKAYGKAGVLKEVDLQIAAGEIFGLIGPSGSGKTTLVKMIVGIESATNGTVEVLGKQVPNLKLLENIGYMAQEDALYPELTGKENLSFFASLYKMKKADLKDRIAYAADLVELTDELGKKVVAYSGGMKRRLSLAIALVHDPQILILDEPTVGIDPELRISIWRELMTLKKEQGKTIIVTTHVMDEAEKCDRIAMVREGGILAAGTPAELKTTYGAADLEEVFLQAGRDAR from the coding sequence ATGAAGAATAGCATCTCCATCAATAACCTTAGTAAAGCGTATGGCAAAGCGGGCGTACTGAAAGAAGTAGACTTGCAAATTGCAGCAGGTGAAATTTTCGGCTTGATCGGACCATCGGGGTCAGGAAAAACAACCTTAGTTAAAATGATTGTCGGAATTGAATCTGCGACGAATGGGACAGTAGAAGTGTTGGGCAAACAAGTCCCTAATTTAAAGTTGCTCGAAAACATTGGTTACATGGCTCAAGAAGATGCCTTATACCCTGAATTGACAGGCAAAGAAAATTTAAGCTTTTTCGCATCATTATACAAAATGAAGAAGGCGGACTTGAAAGACCGAATTGCTTATGCTGCAGATCTGGTCGAGTTAACCGACGAGTTAGGAAAAAAAGTTGTGGCCTATTCAGGTGGTATGAAACGGCGCTTGTCTTTAGCGATTGCGCTTGTTCACGATCCGCAAATTCTAATTCTTGATGAGCCAACTGTCGGCATCGACCCAGAACTTCGTATATCCATCTGGCGGGAATTGATGACATTAAAAAAAGAGCAAGGAAAGACGATTATTGTAACCACTCACGTAATGGACGAGGCAGAAAAATGTGACCGCATTGCCATGGTGCGTGAAGGTGGAATTTTAGCAGCTGGAACACCGGCTGAACTGAAAACGACATATGGTGCAGCTGATTTAGAAGAAGTCTTTTTGCAAGCAGGGAGGGATGCACGATGA